The genomic DNA GCTGCGGCCGGCCTTCAGAGCGTCCCACGTGCTCTGAAGGTCGTTGCCGACCGGTGTGACCATGCCCATGCCCGTCACGACGACGCGACGGGTACCGTTCTGATTGGTCATGCCCACCGCCTCAGCCGCGCTGCTCAGTCGACACCCTTCTCCTGCAGGTACTTCACGGCGTCGCCGACCTTCTGGAGCTGCTCGGCATCCTCATCGGGGATCTCGATGCCGAACTCCTCCTCAAAGGCCATGACCAGCTCCACGGTGTCGAGCGAGTCCGCGCCGAGATCCTCGACGAACGATGCCTCGAGCGTGACCTTCTCGGGCTCCACGCCCAGCTCGTTGATGATGATCTCCTTGACCTTCGACTCGGTGTTGTCCGCC from Longimicrobiales bacterium includes the following:
- a CDS encoding acyl carrier protein, producing ADNTESKVKEIIINELGVEPEKVTLEASFVEDLGADSLDTVELVMAFEEEFGIEIPDEDAEQLQKVGDAVKYLQEKGVD